A genomic stretch from Candidatus Eremiobacteraceae bacterium includes:
- the flgC gene encoding flagellar basal body rod protein FlgC, whose protein sequence is MNDGPSAFDIAASGMAAQRLSMDVIAQNLANANVQQADGSVYRARTAIFEPSTSFSDAMQTAVDADFDTALDDDATPAGVRFAGLIEQPSQAAYRLDPTNPLAPASGPHKGYVEVSDVDPIAQMVGLVAAGRTYDADVSALQAAKQMDTEAMDIEQL, encoded by the coding sequence ATGAACGACGGCCCATCCGCATTCGACATCGCCGCAAGCGGCATGGCGGCCCAACGCCTCTCGATGGACGTCATCGCGCAGAACCTGGCGAACGCGAACGTGCAGCAAGCGGACGGCTCGGTCTATCGCGCGCGCACGGCGATCTTCGAACCATCGACGTCGTTCTCGGACGCGATGCAGACCGCTGTCGACGCAGACTTCGACACCGCGTTGGATGACGATGCGACGCCCGCGGGCGTGCGCTTCGCGGGTCTGATCGAGCAGCCGTCGCAAGCTGCGTATCGCCTCGATCCGACCAATCCGCTCGCGCCGGCCAGCGGCCCGCACAAAGGGTACGTCGAGGTCTCAGATGTCGATCCGATCGCGCAGATGGTCGGCTTGGTGGCAGCCGGGCGCACGTATGACGCGGACGTCTCTGCTTTGCAAGCCGCCAAACAGATGGATACCGAAGCGATGGACATCGAGCAGTTGTGA
- a CDS encoding flagellar M-ring protein FliF C-terminal domain-containing protein — MLARLPASVPRLVEDCTIWLHHRRRPVAAVTCGVIVTVLAGALFAHNTAPVPLFDVPLHPRQAAEVEQALTLWNEPFSANVQGTQLYVPARLRRELLVRLALADLPHGYVPTTADVLAAQDNPLTPPEIVDDRRRAGIEGDLVAGLRRIDGVADATVVIAPASADAFADSGERSPPSASVQLILGPGVALSAVAVAGIKRFVAAGYPGLSTDKVAVVDGSGELIGSPPDRGASREARIQSNVQSALDAALGPGAAIVRVSMRSAGSEQSTQSTRVVPHGLLDADTGRENGTESGRKLDKERTTRHYAYDTIVERRTTAADALVRMSVAVFLDAARTDASHQPAIASLVRAAAGADLDAGDDVVVESVPFAVRTKPAIAAAPMPLARAVLPAAALALVAVAFGFTLWPQRHRKTPDPAIAGLRSSLERESPRTAAYVLSTLPSSLRERVLQSYGPLRRASIEACLRERRAR; from the coding sequence GTGCTGGCGCGACTGCCGGCGTCCGTCCCCAGACTGGTCGAAGATTGCACGATCTGGCTGCACCATCGCCGCCGTCCGGTCGCCGCCGTGACATGCGGCGTGATCGTCACCGTGCTGGCTGGCGCGCTATTCGCACACAACACGGCGCCGGTGCCGCTGTTCGACGTGCCGCTTCATCCTCGTCAGGCAGCCGAAGTCGAACAGGCCTTGACGCTCTGGAACGAGCCGTTCAGCGCGAACGTGCAGGGCACGCAGTTGTACGTGCCTGCGCGCCTGAGGCGCGAACTGCTGGTCAGGCTCGCGCTGGCGGATCTGCCGCACGGCTACGTCCCGACGACCGCCGACGTCTTGGCCGCGCAAGACAATCCGCTGACGCCGCCGGAGATCGTCGACGATCGCCGGCGCGCGGGCATCGAGGGAGACCTCGTCGCAGGGCTGCGCCGCATCGACGGCGTCGCCGATGCGACGGTGGTCATCGCGCCCGCCTCGGCAGACGCGTTCGCGGACTCAGGCGAGCGCTCGCCGCCCAGCGCCAGCGTGCAACTCATCCTCGGCCCGGGAGTTGCGCTCAGCGCCGTAGCGGTCGCCGGCATCAAGCGCTTCGTGGCCGCGGGATATCCGGGTTTGAGCACCGACAAGGTGGCAGTGGTCGACGGCTCGGGCGAATTGATCGGCTCGCCGCCCGATCGCGGGGCGAGCCGCGAGGCGCGCATCCAATCGAACGTCCAGAGCGCGCTCGACGCTGCGCTCGGCCCCGGCGCCGCGATCGTCCGGGTGAGCATGCGCAGCGCGGGTTCGGAGCAATCAACCCAAAGCACGCGCGTCGTGCCGCATGGGCTCCTCGACGCGGACACCGGGCGCGAGAATGGCACCGAGAGCGGACGCAAGCTCGACAAGGAACGCACGACGCGCCACTATGCGTACGACACCATCGTCGAGCGGCGCACCACGGCAGCCGACGCGCTCGTGCGCATGTCGGTCGCCGTCTTTCTGGATGCCGCGCGGACAGATGCCAGCCATCAACCGGCGATCGCATCGCTGGTCCGCGCCGCAGCGGGCGCCGATCTCGATGCGGGCGACGATGTGGTCGTCGAGTCGGTGCCTTTCGCGGTTCGTACCAAACCGGCCATCGCCGCCGCGCCTATGCCGCTGGCGCGTGCCGTGCTTCCAGCAGCCGCCCTGGCGTTGGTCGCGGTGGCGTTCGGCTTCACGCTGTGGCCGCAACGTCACAGGAAGACTCCCGATCCCGCAATCGCAGGGTTGAGATCATCGCTCGAGCGCGAGTCCCCGCGAACCGCCGCATACGTCTTGTCGACGCTGCCGAGCTCACTGCGCGAACGCGTCCTGCAATCGTATGGACCGCTGCGGCGCGCGTCGATCGAAGCATGTCTGCGTGAGCGGCGAGCGCGCTGA
- a CDS encoding adenylate/guanylate cyclase domain-containing protein yields MEHDRRDNPWERIAARLDEALDDARSLAGRSAAPRSSASTANKLLDLLARARSEVHARELEASVASARAQRLQSELETQRRRADTLVRIGKAINVVRRLDQLLQLIVDLAVEAAGAERGLIVVPDQAGGRQEYSAGANLDPDAVTRPEFSVSRSIIERVFKEGAPLVTTDAQNDPEVNASPSIRSLHIRSINCVPIVGKGGTIGVIYVDSRIRTDSLFQHDPELLATIADQAAVAIDNARLYDDWSRNFEDLSNIKSQTDEILESIASGVIMLDGNDTIAQFNRAAEITFGLSASTLEGRHARILNSWLPGFTTLLEQYKSIPEGRAEVEMRGTHFVRGPIVLQSTFLRVHSLTGEGVGTAVVLNDLTARRKLEAENKAQIERSERVARSFERYLAPHVVSELLLDPDNVPLGGTRLTATMLFADIRGFTELSERLMPEEVVDMLNRYLAPTVDVVLANLGLLDKYYGDGIMAVFGAPRPAADDPNRAVLAARQILEQVELLNAQPGVHWPLSVSIGLATGDVVAGNIGSERRVEYTVVGSAVNLAQRLQSIAEPNQILADARTYEKVRGQVAATRRQARIKGRAGLTTVYVLHG; encoded by the coding sequence ATGGAGCACGACCGGCGGGATAACCCGTGGGAGCGCATCGCCGCGCGGCTGGATGAGGCGCTTGACGACGCCCGCAGTCTGGCCGGACGCTCGGCCGCGCCCCGTTCCTCGGCCTCGACCGCCAACAAATTGCTCGACCTCCTCGCGCGGGCGCGCAGCGAGGTCCACGCCCGCGAGTTAGAGGCCAGCGTCGCTTCGGCGCGGGCGCAACGCCTGCAAAGCGAACTCGAGACCCAGCGGCGCCGGGCCGATACGCTGGTGCGCATCGGCAAGGCCATCAACGTCGTGCGCCGGCTTGACCAATTGCTGCAGCTCATCGTCGACCTTGCGGTGGAAGCGGCGGGCGCGGAGCGGGGATTGATCGTCGTGCCCGATCAAGCGGGCGGGCGCCAAGAATATAGCGCCGGCGCGAATCTCGACCCGGACGCCGTCACGCGTCCGGAATTCTCGGTCAGCCGCTCGATCATCGAGCGCGTCTTCAAAGAAGGTGCGCCGCTGGTCACGACCGACGCGCAGAACGATCCGGAAGTCAACGCGTCGCCGAGCATCCGCTCGCTGCACATCCGCTCGATCAACTGCGTGCCCATCGTCGGCAAGGGCGGCACGATCGGCGTGATCTACGTCGACTCGCGCATCCGTACGGACAGCCTTTTCCAGCACGATCCCGAACTGCTGGCGACGATCGCCGATCAGGCCGCGGTCGCGATCGACAACGCGCGCCTGTACGACGATTGGAGCCGCAACTTCGAAGATCTTTCGAACATCAAGTCGCAGACCGACGAGATCCTCGAGTCGATCGCGTCAGGCGTCATCATGCTCGACGGCAACGACACGATCGCGCAGTTCAACCGCGCCGCCGAGATCACGTTCGGACTGTCGGCCTCGACGCTCGAAGGGCGGCACGCGCGCATCCTCAACTCGTGGCTGCCCGGCTTCACCACCTTGCTCGAGCAGTACAAGTCGATTCCGGAAGGGCGCGCCGAGGTCGAGATGCGCGGCACGCACTTCGTGCGCGGTCCGATCGTGCTGCAATCCACCTTCCTGCGCGTGCACTCGCTGACCGGCGAAGGCGTTGGCACGGCCGTCGTCCTCAACGACCTCACTGCACGGCGCAAGCTCGAAGCCGAGAACAAAGCGCAGATCGAACGCAGCGAGCGGGTGGCACGGTCCTTTGAGAGGTATCTGGCGCCGCATGTCGTCAGCGAGCTGCTGCTGGACCCGGACAACGTGCCCCTTGGCGGTACCCGCCTGACCGCCACCATGCTGTTCGCCGATATCCGCGGCTTCACCGAATTGTCCGAGCGCCTCATGCCTGAAGAGGTCGTCGATATGCTCAACCGCTATCTCGCGCCGACGGTCGACGTCGTGCTCGCCAACCTCGGCCTCTTGGACAAGTACTACGGCGACGGCATCATGGCTGTGTTCGGCGCGCCCCGGCCTGCGGCTGACGACCCGAATCGCGCCGTGCTCGCCGCGCGCCAGATCCTCGAACAGGTCGAACTGCTCAACGCTCAGCCCGGCGTGCACTGGCCGCTGTCGGTCAGCATCGGGCTTGCGACGGGCGACGTCGTCGCCGGCAACATCGGCTCAGAGCGCCGGGTCGAATACACCGTTGTCGGCAGCGCGGTCAATCTCGCGCAGCGGCTGCAATCGATCGCCGAGCCCAATCAGATCCTCGCCGACGCGCGGACCTACGAGAAAGTGCGCGGCCAAGTGGCGGCGACACGCCGCCAGGCGCGCATCAAAGGGCGCGCAGGCCTCACCACGGTCTACGTCCTGCACGGATAG
- the rplM gene encoding 50S ribosomal protein L13 yields MRTPLLAKDAGKRQWFIIDAKGLTLGRLATRIAAVLIGKHKPDFTPHADCGDFVIVVNAGQVHLTGKKWTEKLYQHHTQYPGGLLTQTAGDIRAKHPERLIELAVRGMLPLNKIRAQRMKRLRVFAGAEHEHGAHKPQPLPQPIKVD; encoded by the coding sequence ATGCGCACCCCGCTCCTAGCGAAAGATGCCGGCAAACGGCAGTGGTTCATCATCGACGCAAAGGGCCTGACGCTTGGCCGTCTAGCGACGCGCATCGCCGCGGTGCTGATCGGCAAGCATAAGCCCGACTTCACGCCGCATGCGGATTGCGGCGACTTCGTCATCGTCGTCAATGCGGGCCAGGTCCACCTCACCGGCAAGAAGTGGACCGAGAAGCTGTATCAACACCACACGCAGTACCCGGGCGGGCTCCTCACGCAGACCGCCGGAGACATCAGAGCCAAGCACCCCGAGCGTCTCATCGAGCTGGCCGTGCGCGGGATGTTGCCGCTGAACAAGATCCGCGCGCAGCGCATGAAGCGTTTGCGCGTGTTCGCCGGCGCCGAGCACGAGCACGGCGCGCACAAACCGCAGCCGTTGCCGCAGCCGATAAAGGTAGACTAG
- the rpsI gene encoding 30S ribosomal protein S9 translates to MAITAPSVPRGTGRRKRAVVRVRLAPGTGDITINGKPADKYLGRATLMQIVRQPFDATNSVGRFNVIVNAFGGGLTGQAGAIRHGIARALVSADESLRPVLRKAGLLTRDPREKESKKYGRKRARKRFQFSKR, encoded by the coding sequence ATGGCGATCACCGCTCCCAGCGTACCCAGAGGCACCGGCCGGCGCAAACGCGCCGTCGTACGCGTGCGTCTCGCGCCCGGCACGGGCGACATCACGATCAACGGCAAGCCGGCGGATAAGTATCTCGGCCGCGCGACCCTCATGCAGATCGTGCGCCAGCCATTCGATGCGACCAACAGCGTCGGGCGCTTCAACGTGATCGTCAACGCGTTCGGCGGCGGCCTCACCGGCCAGGCCGGCGCGATCCGCCACGGCATCGCGCGCGCGCTGGTCTCTGCTGACGAATCGCTGCGCCCCGTGCTGCGCAAGGCAGGCTTGCTCACGCGCGATCCGCGCGAGAAAGAATCGAAGAAGTACGGCCGCAAACGCGCCCGCAAACGCTTCCAGTTCAGCAAACGCTAA